The Clostridia bacterium DNA segment CTTCAGGCGGGGTGGATGTTAAAGAAATAAATCCATATACTATGGAATCTAAATTGATAAAAAATCTTTATTTTGCGGGTGAATTAATAGATGTTGATGCCTTGACAGGTGGATACAATTTGCAGATCGCTTTTTCTACAGGATATGCTGCGGGAGTACATTGTCGAGATGACCAGGAGGAAGGCTGAATGTGGGAAAAACCTAGTAGAAGTCATTATACCATAGAATTTTTTTTAATAATTTTAAGTAGGCTAATAATCACATTATTATCAATTCTATTAGTTATTCAGTTATTCATGTTAACTGATTTTGGTAGAGAATATTTCAATTATTCAAATAAATTATATGCAGGTAAAAGATTTGATATAAAATCCAGCGATGTAGATTATGTTAAAATCAGATTAAGCAAGGACATTGATAATTATTCAATCCAAGTCAATGGAAGAGAAGCTAATTTCACAGCCAATGGCATAAATACAATCATGTTAGAAGTAAGAGATAATGATATTATAAATATAATAAACAGCTGGGAAAAAACAAATTCTAGTGCAGAAATTATATCTGTTGGAGACAAGATCCGTAGTATTAAAGCTGGCAAAACATACAAGCTTGACAAATATATTAATTCTATTGGGATGGTTAATTTCAAATAGTCCTTGTATAAAATACAAAAAATATATATAATTATTATTAAGATTTGTAGAATGGCGGGGGTTTTTATGGAACGATACGGCAGTAAAGAGATTGCTAGCGTTGCACTGAAGATGAGTATCACTCATAGTCGTAACGAAGAAGTCAGATTAAAAGAGGAATACCTGCAAAAAGACATTAAAACTGCAGCGGTGGATTATGGTGGGGAATTTGCTAATTCAGTGATGAGGATAATTGAAAGGGCCGTTGTTGCTGCAAAAAGGGAAGGTGTTATATCTGCTAGCCATGCAGAAGAAGGTGCTATTGCAGGTGCTGCTCATGAAGCATTGAACCAGATACTACCTAAAGCATTAGGTCTGAATGTAGGTGGGAAAATAGGCATAGCTAGATATAATGACCATGTAAGTGTGGCAATCTTTTTTGGGATAGGATTGCTGCATTTAAATGAAATAGCAATAGGTCTAGGTCATAGAGTGGTATAATGATGGAGGTAGTTTGATGTATCTTGTTGCTATCCGTGGTGCTATAACAGTTGAAAATGATACAAAAAAAGATATTTTAAGAAATACAGAGCTGCTATTAAAAGAAATAATGTGTCAAAATAATATAGAAAAAGAGGAAATTATAAGTGTTTTTTTTACCGCTACAAGAGACTTAACGGCTGTATATCCAGCCGTTGCTGCAAGGGAACTAGGCATTGTTAATGCTGCTTTGATGTGTGCAAATGAAATGGATATAAAAAATAGTCTTAATATGTGTATAAGAGTGATGGTACAGGCCAATTCAGAAATATCACAAAAAGAAGTTAAGCATATCTATCTTAAACAAGCAAAAACTCTTAGGCCGGATATTACTGGAATAATATGTTGATATTATATACCACCTTTAGACGGTGGTAGTTTTATTTTTGATTTAGGAGGGTTTGCCTTTGAACAAAAGAAATATCGCAATCGACGGTCCTGCAGGGTCTGGCAAAAGTACCAT contains these protein-coding regions:
- the aroH gene encoding chorismate mutase, with product MYLVAIRGAITVENDTKKDILRNTELLLKEIMCQNNIEKEEIISVFFTATRDLTAVYPAVAARELGIVNAALMCANEMDIKNSLNMCIRVMVQANSEISQKEVKHIYLKQAKTLRPDITGIIC
- a CDS encoding HutP family protein; this translates as MERYGSKEIASVALKMSITHSRNEEVRLKEEYLQKDIKTAAVDYGGEFANSVMRIIERAVVAAKREGVISASHAEEGAIAGAAHEALNQILPKALGLNVGGKIGIARYNDHVSVAIFFGIGLLHLNEIAIGLGHRVV